A single Phragmites australis chromosome 4, lpPhrAust1.1, whole genome shotgun sequence DNA region contains:
- the LOC133914845 gene encoding uncharacterized protein LOC133914845 yields MANPTGSISSGATNPFASAADPAPPPASTIALFNIHSHVPVTLSADEGNFRQWRSFYELTFKKFGLVNHVDGTVDAAAMFEDPDWQQIDSCIVSWLYSTISKEIWNDVNKPRSSAYTAWTAITGQFLDNSLQRAVYAQQEFHSLFQGDMSVSEYCGRLKHLADTLYDCGAAVSDPALVINTLRGLNNKFSQAITVLSTMTPPPTFLYTRSYLVQEENRIRHSLQMEAQTALLAAGILQFPYLTISKH; encoded by the coding sequence ATGGCGAACCCGACTGGCTCCATCTCCTCGGGCGCCACCAATCCGTTCGCCTCGGCCGCTGATCCTGCTCCACCCCCAGCCTCCACGATAGCTCTCTTCAACATCCACAGCCACGTTCCCGTCACGCTGTCCGCGGATGAAGGCAATTTCCGCCAATGGCGATCCTTCTATGAACTCACATTCAAAAAGTTCGGCCTTGTCAATCATGTCGACGGCACGGTCGACGCCGCCGCCATGTTCGAAGATCCAGACTGGCAGCAAATTGATTCCTGCATCGTCTCCTGGCTCTACTCCACCATCTCCAAGGAAATCTGGAACGACGTCAACAAACCGCGCAGCTCCGCCTACACCGCGTGGACGGCAATCACCGGCCAATTCCTCGACAACAGCCTGCAACGCGCTGTCTATGCTCAGCAGGAGTTCCACAGCCTCTTCCAAGGTGACATGTCCGTGAGCGAGTATTGCGGCCGCCTCAAGCACCTCGCCGACACCCTCTACGACTGTGGCGCCGCCGTCTCCGACCCGGCGCTTGTCATCAACACCTTGCGCGGCCTGAACAATAAGTTCAGTCAGGCCATCACCGTCCTCTCCACCATGACGCCGCCGCCGACTTTCCTCTACACGCGGTCTTATCTGGTGCAGGAGGAGAACCGCATCCGTCACTCGCTGCAGATGGAAGCGCAGACGGCACTCCTGGCGGCCGGCATTCTTCAATTTCCCTATCTTACAATTAGTAAGCACTAA
- the LOC133914464 gene encoding protein CURLY FLAG LEAF 1-like, which produces MVSLQSALLPEAKRPPCLSLIGSVVASTATSKKRKRDGNDDDHENSRGEVEDGIELNFDAAPLPPEWQRCLDIQSGQIHYYNTRTHKRTLKDPRGEPDYCAAPAAEEEEEEEASNCATAGHLDLDLNLAFQPRGVLVQKKRPKPAADRRQPAEAEDSCREMVAAVCVRCHMLVMMCRASPACPNCKFLHPPNRAAPPPEPEPAPLKLGLQLLCCRD; this is translated from the exons ATGGTGTCGCTGCAGTCGGCGCTCCTGCCGGAGGCCAAGCGGCCGCCGTGCCTCTCCCTCATCGGCAGCGTCGtcgcctccaccgccaccaGCAAGAAGCGGAAGCGGGACGGCAACGACGACGACCACGAGAACAGCCGCGGTGAGGTGGAGGACGGGATCGAGCTCAATTTCGACGCCGCGCCGCTGCCCCCCGAATGGCAACGCTGCCTCGACATCCAG TCGGGGCAGATCCACTACTACAACACGAGGACGCACAAGCGGACGTTGAAGGACCCGAGAGGGGAGCCGGACTACTGCGCCGCGCCCgcagccgaggaggaggaggaggaggaggcgtcgAATTGCGCCACCGCGGGGCACCTGGACCTGGACCTGAACCTCGCGTTCCAGCCGCGCGGGGTGCTCGTCCAGAAGAAGAGGCCCAAGCCGGCAGCGGACCGTCGTCAgccggcggaggcggaggacaGCTGCAGGGAGATGGTCGCGGCCGTATGCGTGCGGTGCCACATGCTGGTCATGATGTGCCGCGCGAGCCCGGCCTGCCCCAACTGCAAGTTCCTGCACCCGCCGAaccgcgccgcgccgcccccTGAACCCGAGCCGGCGCCGCTCAAGCTCGGGCTGCAGCTGCTCTGCTGCAGGGACTAG
- the LOC133914460 gene encoding NDR1/HIN1-like protein 13, protein MAERALPPVVPPSPEPASSAVSTAFGSPLEPVALPPPRKQAHDTYVVQVQKDQIYRVPPPENAYLAERYRNERAGGGKRGGGGKGASPCSPCVLRTLGAVLAAALLLGAAVVISVVVLRPHVPSFNVDRLSVHNASRQQHMDYDFFLTAVNPNKMTALWYKDGGTARLLHQGTTLAKGNVGEPAVGGEDATDFSVLLHGLQHDGHTPKAVEKGLKGSKDAVALQLSVEVAVQVHIGALGFGQRRLAVDCEISAAGLRKDVHISSQKCKSTFGN, encoded by the coding sequence ATGGCGGAGAGGGCCCTCCCGCCCGTGGTGCCACCGTCGCCCGAGCCGGCCTCCTCCGCGGTCTCCACCGCCTTCGGCTCGCCGCTCGAGCCCGTCGCCCTGCCGCCCCCGCGGAAGCAGGCGCACGACACGTACGTCGTCCAGGTCCAGAAGGACCAGATATACCGCGTGCCGCCGCCCGAGAACGCATACCTCGCCGAGCGGTATCGAAACGAGCGCGCCGGAGGGGGGAAGCGTGGCGGCGGAGGCAAGGGAGCCTCGCCGTGCTCCCCGTGCGTCCTGCGCACGCTCGGGGCGGTGCTCGCGGCCGCCCTGCTGCTGGGCGCCGCCGTCGTGATCTCCGTCGTCGTGCTGCGGCCGCATGTCCCGAGCTTCAACGTCGACAGGCTGTCCGTGCACAACGCGTCGCGGCAGCAGCACATGGACTACGACTTCTTCCTGACGGCGGTCAACCCGAACAAGATGACCGCGCTGTGGTACAAGGACGGGGGGACGGCCAGGCTGCTGCACCAGGGGACGACCCTGGCGAAGGGCAACGTGGGGGAGCCCGCGGTCGGCGGCGAGGACGCCACGGACTTCAGCGTGCTGCTGCACGGGCTGCAGCACGACGGCCACACGCCCAAGGCGGTGGAGAAGGGTCTCAAGGGGTCCAAGGACGCCGTTGCGCTCCAGCTTTCCGTGGAGGTCGCCGTGCAGGTGCACATCGGCGCGCTCGGGTTCGGGCAGAGGAGGCTGGCGGTGGACTGCGAGATCAGCGCGGCCGGGCTGAGGAAGGACGTGCACATTTCGTCGCAGAAGTGCAAGAGCACCTTCGGGAACTGA
- the LOC133914461 gene encoding uncharacterized protein LOC133914461, with the protein MKMMGARAAAAEGRTEEKEMDLLLSEIPHVTSPQGQQRGGAGVIGHGNGVHGAAGGNGFAAQRYGGEDAYYAVVLNRRDDGGQAQGGGGFHAPLSVGSAPLQASIPFVGSAPSLLAQAVDDQEKQWLANQLRGLHIGDAPAAGAQAALQRQDPPLQSVKNAAPADVLAAHSAYYGYNFGAPGSSVHHEHLSLDQAKTVGYVAARPHRFVSDVGLDGYSGFPRGLDTSIGGLVYNRVGNDTGIGWGQGLVHPDLAESYVVSGQAGAEHKWEFFSPSPIALNARGGPKLHYAYGVPIADNGFARGGFGQFEAFRCENNVIFDGKKNINFLDRGRERRFQQCVSNRALELGNSKTLRYENMVGVKGYIYFMAKDQNGCRFLQQKFEEGKHHVDVIFEGIIDHIPELMINSFANYLVQKMLDVCDEDQRMRIITVLTEDPVRLLKISLNTHGTRAVQKLIETVRSRKEIVHIISALQPGFMHLVNDLNGNHVIQKCLTNFGAEENMFIFEAAATHCREMAMHRHGCCVLQRCISIARGGYQAKLVVEVCAHGFELAQDPFGNYVVQYVLEQKIPSANAHLASQFEGRYVYLSKQKVSSNVVEKCLKFFSDDEKSVIVRELIGGSHFEQLLQDPYANYVIYTALLNTRGHLNNTLIDAIRPHEEALRTSPCCKRISRALSRR; encoded by the exons aTGAAGATGATGGGtgcgagggcggcggcggcggaggggaggaCGGAGGAGAAAGAGATGGACTTGCTTCTCAGCGAGATCCCTCACGTCACGTCGCCGCAGGGGCAGcagcgcggcggcgccggcgtcaTCGGCCACGGCAACGGCGTGCATGGCGCCGCGGGTGGTAACGGGTTCGCCGCGCAGCGCTACGGTGGCGAGGACGCGTACTACGCTGTGGTCCTGAACCGTCGCGATGATGGCGGTCAAGCtcagggcggcggcggcttccaCGCGCCGCTCTCCGTGGGCTCCGCGCCGTTACAGGCGTCCATCCCGTTCGTTGGTAGCGCGCCATCGCTGTTGGCGCAGGCGGTGGACGACCAGGAGAAGCAGTGGCTCGCGAACCAGCTCCGCGGCCTGCACATCGGGGACGCGCCCGCCGCGGGCGCACAGGCCGCGCTACAGCGCCAGGACCCGCCACTCCAGTCAGTTAAGAACGCGGCCCCCGCGGATGTCCTCGCCGCGCACAGTGCGTACTATGGCTACAACTTTGGGGCGCCAGGTTCTTCCGTCCACCATGAACACCTGTCCCTTGATCAGGCCAAGACGGTCGGGTACGTCGCAGCACGGCCGCATCGCTTCGTGTCGGACGTTGGCTTGGATGGCTACAGCGGGTTCCCCAGAGGCTTGGACACCAGCATTGGCGGCTTGGTGTACAATAGGGTAGGGAATGACACTGGCATTGGTTGGGGCCAAGGGTTGGTGCACCCTGATCTCGCCGAGTCGTACGTGGTCTCTGGTCAGGCTGGTGCAGAACACAAGTGGGAATTCTTCAGTCCTAGTCCCATTGCCCTCAACGCCCGCGGCGGACCGAAGCTGCACTATGCGTATGGTGTCCCTATTGCAGACAATGGGTTTGCGAGAGGCGGCTTCGGTCAATTTGAGGCATTCCGTTGCGAGAACAATGTGATATTTGATGGGAAGAAGAACATAAACTTCCTGGACcgtgggagggagaggagattcCAGCAGTGTGTCAGTAACAGGGCACTGGAGCTGGGGAATTCTAAGACGCTGAGATATGAGAACATGGTTGGAGTCAAGGGCTACATCTACTTCATGGCCAAGGACCAGAATGGGTGCCGGTTCTTGCAGCAGAAGTTTGAGGAAGGGAAACACCATGTGGATGTGATCTTTGAAGGAATCATCGACCACATTCCAGAGCTtatgatcaactcttttgccaACTATCTCGTACAGAAGATGCTGGATGTATGTGATGAAGATCAGAGGATGAGGATCATTACCGTGCTGACGGAGGACCCTGTGAGGCTGCTGAAAATCTCTCTAAACACACATGG GACAAGGGCAGTGCAGAAATTGATAGAGACTGTTAGGAGCAGAAAGGAGATTGTACACATTATTTCAGCCCTACAACCAGGCTTCATGCACCTTGTCAATGACCTTAATGGTAATCATGTCATACAGAAATGCCTGACAAACTTTGGGGCAGAGGAGAACATG TTTATATTTGAGGCTGCTGCAACTCACTGTCGTGAGATGGCAATGCATCGCCATGGATGTTGTGTTTTACAACGTTGCATATCTATTGCACGTGGTGGATATCAGGCCAAGCTAGTTGTAGAAGTATGTGCTCATGGCTTTGAGCTTGCTCAGGATCCATTTGG GAATTATGTGGTCCAGTATGTTCTGGAACAGAAAATTCCTTCTGCAAATGCACACTTGGCATCTCAGTTTGAAGGAAGGTATGTTTACCTCTCTAAGCAAAAGGTGAGCAGCAATGTGGTGGAGAAATGCCTGAAGTTTTTCTCGGATGATGAAAAATCTGTCATAGTACGTGAATTGATCGGAGGGTCTCATTTTGAACAACTGCTGCAAGACCCTTATGCCAACTACGTCATTTACACTGCCCTTCTCAACACCAGG GGCCATCTGAACAATACCCTTATTGATGCAATCCGCCCTCACGAGGAAGCCCTTCGGACTAGCCCCTGTTGTAAGAGGATCTCCAGGGCCCTCTCCAGGAGGTGA
- the LOC133914462 gene encoding uncharacterized protein LOC133914462, translating into MTDRRSRCQILFVDTLEVLAQIDSWNGKVDRESCNCDNVQGHGWAGEVPQPDSKLHQRLLCGGDRLRCDWQVPAEEGEAKAQEHGAMFIETSAKAGFNIKPLFCKIAASLPGMDALSSAKQEDMVDINLRPATGSAPSGAAAQPEQKSGGSVVVLAECYVQGSYSSITLSTSERRRVDLRAYVISIRNTGLQEKGSVSVYRYASQK; encoded by the exons ATGACTGATAGGAGATCAAGATGTCAAATCCTCTTCGTTGATACTCTGGAAGTACTTGCGCAAATCGATTCTTGGAACGGGAAGGTTGACAGAGAGAGTTGTAACTGTGATAATGTGCAGGGACACGGCTGGGCAGGAGAGGTTCCGCAGCCTGATTCCAAGCTACACCAGAGACTCCTCTGTGGCGGTGATCGTTTACGATGTGACTG GCAAGTGCCAGCTGAGGAAGGAGAAGCCAAGGCGCAGGAGCATGGTGCCATGTTCATAGAAACCAGCGCAAAAGCTGGATTCAACATCAAG CCGCTGTTCTGCAAGATCGCTGCATCCCTTCCTGGAATGGACGCGCTCTCGTCAGCAAAGCAGGAGGACATGGTCGACATAAACCTAAGACCTGCCACCGGATCAGCGCCTTCAGGAGCAGCAGCACAGCCGGAGCAGAAATCAGGTGGTTCAGTGGTTGTGCTTGCTGAGTGTTATGTTCAGGGAAGTTACAGTAGTATTACATTGAGTACTTCAGAGAGACGAAGAGTAGATTTGCGTGCGTATGTGATCTCCATCCGAAACACAGGATTGCAGGAGAAGGGGTCAGTTTCTGTGTACAGATATGCTTCACAAAAGTAA